A window of Zingiber officinale cultivar Zhangliang chromosome 5A, Zo_v1.1, whole genome shotgun sequence contains these coding sequences:
- the LOC121982547 gene encoding uncharacterized protein LOC121982547: protein MVVISLYRGNLHRVSNAPRRWRIPPQSFSLSQFKLLMRKRSEALSRLATASRAIANPNFNNEKPLKPEEKGAGGGGEIDKLDTLKRQDSFPIDPQPSNFQPDDKEHTREDRQFHEPNVGVSASFCLVGAAAAREEDVHDSRPGGAGKTDGHLEEQSNPDVASEKNERKQELEKQLHVLNEKKHNLVQMLKQILNAEEEIKRRSTQSPVARPSLPHKADMAVENSAAKQLPKLTVEVNFGSDSGGESDAAANHSNHVRQLNHIHITSPSATPLARTTFSSFQHNAGVQNNRGSMVAMGHGPPTPSSLMSGAMASPSRFAPAGHQSQTTSLPAMALPANHFMASSPSPAVSGGTSSVFRDPRATNSS, encoded by the exons ATGGTTGTGATCTCTCTCTACCGCGGCAACCTCCACCGGGTTTCCAACGCCCCGCGACGATGGAGAATCCCGCCGCAGAGCTTCTCCCTTAGCCAGTTCAAGCTTCTCATGCGAAAGCGGTCCGAAGCCCTCTCTCGCCTCGCCACCGCTTCCCGTGCCATCGCAAACCCTAATTTTAATAACGAGAAGCCCTTAAAGCCGGAAGAGAAGGGCgcgggaggaggaggagagaTAGATAAGTTAGACACTTTGAAACGCCAGGATTCCTTTCCGATCGATCCGCAACCTTCGAATTTCCAGCCGGACGACAAGGAGCACACTAGGGAAGATCGTCAGTTTCATGAACCGAACGTTGGTGTTTCCGCTTCCTTTTGTCTGGTTGGTGCGGCTGCCGCAAGGGAGGAGGATGTTCATGATTCGAGACCTGGTGGGGCTGGCAAAACCGACGGACATTTGGAG GAGCAAAGCAATCCTGATGTTGCTAGtgaaaaaaatgaaaggaaacAGGAGTTGGAGAAACAACTGCATGTTTTGAATGAGAAGAAACACAATCTTGTTCAAATGTTGAAGCAA ATTTTAAATgcagaagaagaaataaaaagacgGAGCACGCAGTCACCTGTTGCACGACCCTCTCTGCCTCATAAAGCAGATATGGCAGTTGAGAACAGTGCTGCTAAACAACTACCCAAGCTTACTGTTGAGGTTAATTTTGGTAGTGATTCAGGTGGAGAATCAGATGCTGCTGCTAATCACAGCAATCATGTAAGGCAGTTGAATCACATCCACATTACTTCTCCATCTGCAACACCACTAGCAAGGACAACATTTAGTTCTTTCCAGCATAATGCA GGTGTTCAAAACAACAGAGGTAGTATGGTGGCAATGGGGCATGGACCACCTACTCCCAGTTCACTGATGAGTGGTGCCATGGCAAGTCCATCCCGCTTTGCTCCTGCAGGTCACCAAAGCCAGACGACAAGCCTTCCTGCCATGGCTTTGCCTGCCAATCATTTCATGGCCTCATCACCATCACCTGCAGTTTCTGGAGGTACTTCCTCTGTCTTCAGGGATCCCCGTGCAACTAACTCCTCTTGA